The Monodelphis domestica isolate mMonDom1 chromosome 5, mMonDom1.pri, whole genome shotgun sequence DNA segment GCCATGAATTTTGACCCAGTGGAGGGAATGCTATTCTTGCATTATCTCAAACGAGTTAGTcctatgtaaagcactttgcaaacttaaaagtgCCGTATAAATGCTCTTCTTagctaatataatattattaaccAAGGTTTTTCTAGTCATTCTGCCAGCTCAGATAGGTCTTGCCACTACTCTACAGGGAATCACTTTCCTCCCCCTACCCATTGCCATTTCCTATACTACCTCTGAATCTCTACATCTTACCTTtgaccctcccctccccatcccaatcCCTAGAAGATTGTTATTAGAAACTACCTTCCCTAGCCCATTACATCTGGATCACCTCACAGTCATTGCCATCTTCCACTTCTCCTCTGTCTCCTCACTCACACAAAGAATATTACTGTCTCCCATCCTGTCTCTATTCCTCCTCAATATCATTACCCATCCCACCTCTGGATTCTCCCTCATTATCATTGCCATCTTCCGTCACAATCCACATACCTTTTTTAACGTTTCTTCTGGCTTGTtcttcagtcagtcagtcagtattTTATCTGGTACTAAGTGCCAGACTCCCAATGCTAGACCTCTCCTCAAATGCTGGTATCAATCCctgtcagtttaaaaaaaaattttttttttgtcctttgcaTCCCTCGCCCCCCCACTTAATTACAATGCTTTCAATAAATCAGCAAGTATCTATtcattacctactatgtgccccaCACTGCTCTGGgctctaggaatacaaatataaaaattgtttACAATAAACCCCTATGCCATATTCTCTGGTCCTCTTCCATATTATCTTCATAGTCTTCCCTGCTTCCTTCAGGCTTTCcaattcctccttttccctttttttccgaTTTTCCCATTTCCTAATTATCCATATTTGGCCCCCATACTTTGCCAACTATCACAATCCTGTACCTTCCTCTTCCTGTTTTCTaataatcaaaaattatttctcatttcacTGGTCATAAAAAAcggctatttttcttttatgtctgCCCTAATTTTCCTTCATTATCACTTTTCTCTTTGAATGAGGCAACTATTCTGGCTGTTCTTTCTCCCTGACCAAAATCATCACTGGGTCTTTCTCCCATGGCATTTACCAGTTCATTTTTTCTGTTCCCTGTTATCAGCCTATATTCTCCCCCcacaactccccccccccccattcccatcATTATCATAATCATGACCATTCACTTTTaatatagaactttaaagtttataagcCATTTCCCTGACAACCAACCTGGGAAGTAGGTTGTTAGAGTATTGTTATccatattttatacatgagaaagcTGAGGGTCAGAAAAGTTGCTTGTTGAAACACAACTACACTACTTTTCTCTACACTACTTTAaaagtagttttaaaatattctttcctcttaTCATTTCCTCTCATTTCACTGTTGTCTTTTAGTTGTTCTGTGTTCTTGCCACTTTCAGCTTACTAGAATCACTTCATTATCCAGGAGGGATTTTGTCATTAATCTGTTTATTCAACTTTTCTGcattttgccttttatttaatcttttcccAAGCATTGCTTTCCCCTATTAAAGGAGGAAAAGTTTTCCTTGAAACAATTTTACTTTGAGAATATGGTTTTATTGTAGGATGTCAGAGAAgacagacttttttttaacctttaccctccataataaaatcaatactgtgtattggttccaaggcagaagagcagtaagggctaggcagtgggggttaagtgacttgcccagggtcacacagctaggaagtggctgaggccccatttgaacccaggacctcctacttctaagcctgattctcaatccacttatccacctagctgccttcaagaAGACAGACTTTTGACAAGTACATATGTTTCTTACTTATAATCTGCACAAAAAAGAATTTGAGTAATTTTCCTACTTGTTTtaacaaaaaaagattttcatcagAATTACTGATAATAATTTACTAGTCTTTAGTAGCTTCTATTCAGGACATCATCAAGTGGGCTTGGTGGATTTTCCTACCATTGcagagaatgaaaggagaaataagAGTAGGGGAAAACTTAATTTTAATAGGCAGATCAATTTGGTCTGATCgacatttttctttcctattaatCCTCCCAGGATTTCTGAAAAGGAGGGACCCCAAACTCTGCTCTTAGTCTTAAGGATTCCACACTGATTTTCTATTGAACATCCTAGCTTCCCAATTTATCAACCTTTTGAACTCATAGGattaaaatcttcattttatctCAGTCTGACACAGGAGTTCAGTCATGTGCCATCATCCAAGACAATTTTGTGATGTTACTTCTGTTATCTTAaactctgaaattattttttctgatcCAAATCTCTTATACTTTCATGTCTCTACCTTATTCCTCTtaaatttattctttgttttcatCATGATCTCTGTCCCTCTTTGTTCTCTTAATTAATGATCCTTGTTCTAGTTTTTCTTATGTTCTTAGCACTGGATCCTTTGGAGAACCAGAACAACAATGGACTATCCTCCAGCTTTGACTCATCTGCCTCTTTATCTTtccactattcacatccagatcACCATCATCCTACCATCTCTCCACCTTCCCTGCTCTTCCTCATGAACTGCTGACACTGCTAGAGGAAGTTATGCAACTATGTCAGATGAGTCTACAATGAAACAAATGTTATCTAAGCTGAATTGGCCCCTCTCTGTTGTGCAGTAGTCCTTTTATTCATCAGTATTATAATCCTCACATTGATTTTTCcagaccttttcctttttcttcaagacACTCATGCTACCCACTCCTGCTTTTTCTCAGCAGATGACCTTGTCTTcttatgtaaaagaaaatggagaCTTTTTGTAAAAAGTCTCTCTGGCCCTTATTCCAAACCTcattcatcttttccttctttggtcCAGTCTCAGAGGACGAGGtagcttttctttttgttaaagttaaaccacttaatttttaaatatatcctgTGCCCTCTAATAGCTTTCCCAAGGAatcattcttttactttttcttatctTCAGTGCACTCTGTATTGATTGGCATCATCTTTATTGCCTACAAACTTCCCCAGCTTTATCCTGTTTTAAAGAAACCTTAACTTTTTGATCCCTTAATCTGTCTTTCAATCTGtccttttcctttcattgatTATGTGCTCACTTTGCTTGATTGTTTACCAGTGGCAATTTGGCTTTTGATCCAGGTTGCTCTACTGAAAATGTGCTCCCTAAGGTTATAAATGGCCTATTAACTGCTAAATTTCATGATCTTTCCACTGCCCTCTCCTTCCATGATCTCTCTGTGACTTTTGGCATTGTTTACCACTCCATCTTTCTACATAGCTTTTATGTTGTCCTTTCCtcatccttcttttttcctttgagggACATCAATGGAGAGGGTGGGTGAAGATGGGATAAGTCAATAAAGCAGCTGTTTATTTACATGGATAGTCAAAAGAATGGAGCTGGGGACAGAGCTGGtggtggagggaggaggaaagaataagGCCTAAATGCaagttttaggggagaaaactggGAGCAGTTTTCAGACTTACTCTAGAGTGGGAAAGAACTAGATACTTTTATCTTCCTTGCCAGAAGTAGCATTCTTCACCCATCCCAAACTGAACTGATATACCAGTTTTAGTACCTCCTAAGTAGCCATTCTGATGCTGATGCTTCTGTACAGCACAGGGACCCAAAGATAACCCAGTTTCAGCAAAAGATACTACACTAACTAGCAGTATGCATAGGATCCAAGTGATCTCCATTCAGGCCACAGTGTTAACTGTTCCTTCTGAGTCCCATTTGCTTTATCATCAATGCCTCTTGGGCCATTAGCATGAATGTCTCTTAAAGCTGTCTTTATCTCTACATTATCTTCCTTGAATTCTTGAGTCATTAATTATCTTCAATGAAGTCTTGAGTCACTTCAAGATAGATGACTCTTAtagacacatatgtatatttatatgttcttttctttcatatatatatctatatatgtaaatgtagatatatatatgagagagttgcatatatatatatatatgtatatatatatatacatatcctaatttctcttttgaacttcacttttttctctttaattgctTGGTGGGCATCTCTATCTGGATGTCCTATGtatcttaaactcagtatgtccCAAATGGAACTTAATATCATTTTCTCACTTAACCTGCTCttcctttaaaattcctttttttcaggGTAGTACTACTAGTCACCCAGAATCATAATCTCAGACTTAACCTCAATCCTATCTTTTTCCTTAATCCCTATATCTATTCAATAGCTAGGTCTTGTtaattctacctccacaacattttttttcatcaaccTCTTTTCATTTACTTCATTGCCATCCTACCTCAACCCTTTAGACTCTTAGAATATCCTCCTAATTGGTACTAGTCCCCCATTGCTAATATATTCTCCAGACTgttgccaaaaatatttttcccaagacACAAGAAACCATGCCACTACTTCTGTTCAGAAATTCTACTCTTAGATGAGCCATATTCCTTAGTCTGACATTTAAGGCATTCCACCATCTGTCTATTTTCCAGCTTTATGTCATATTTTGTCCCCTTATGTGTTCTTTATTCTAGCCTAACTGGACTACTATCTGATTCTCAAATGTGATGTTTTCTCTATGTCAAATTTGAATATTTGGACTTCACTCTCTATATTTCACTTTTCagaattttgattttaatttcaataaacatttattaagtgcttgataCTATTTTGCCCTCACAGCCCTTCTCAGAGCTATTagtgtttttctctctttctttcctcagttATTTCTAGAATATTTTGCCTAAGCATTTAATTAATCTATTCATACCCCATCTTGTATCATGTTTACCTGTGAATTTATAGAATTTAAGTTCCCTAAGGAGGAAGATACATTCCTTGAATTCCCAGTGCTAGCATAGTACCTTGTATATAGGAGATATTTTGGCAACATGTTGAATGAATAGTTATAAGCTGGTACAAATAGCTaagatttatatagtacttttaggTTAAAACCATTTAGATTTTACTTAGATGGAAATTATAATGGACAGAGAGATTGTTTATGGGTTCTAGTTTTTggtaattcttttgtttttatcaagATTTTCTTGTTGCTTTTGTAATCAGCCTTTTATTGTTTCTGACATTGTTCTGTGCTTCTTTTCAGACATCCTTTCTTACCTGACTCCACTGTCACCTTTCCACTAATTGTTGAGTGTTTAAATTCCTAACAACCTCTGATCCCTTTCTTCCACTCTgtctaaaaaaaccaaaacaaaacctggaaaggcaaattgtcttttaaaaattgtatcaaataCTAAGAATAGcttacattttatataaattgaGTTCTACCATGAATTATAAATACCCCAACAACAGTGGCTATATTATAGAGATTAACTCTTAAATCAATAGGAACTTATGAAACCTTATCATAGAATATTGTAGTAAGGGAGGCAGCATGATGTAATGGAAACAGTGATAGTCAAGAGACCTTTGTTTCTGAGACCTACTagtatgtgatcttgggcaaaccagttcttcatttctttatgtataaatggaaataataattattgcACTCCCAgattttcagggttgttgtgggaaAAGGGCTTATTATATGAACTATTATTGCCAGAACATTTGAGAAGGTTTTTAGgctaatgaaattattttggggaagtaatgtaatataatggaaATACCACTGGATTTTGaggtcaaaagacctgggttcaaatgctgtctttactagctgtgtgacccaagacaaatcactttattttctgggctttcttcagttttctgatctgcagaatgagggaattggaccagTTGATGTCTAAGGGCCCTTTCAGATGTTAGTTGATGATTCTGTGCCTTCTACAATCACTCAGATACTTAGTAATTATGGTATTTCAGAAAGTTTCactttagagcagtgatggtgaaccttttagagaccaagtgcccaaactgcagccttcatgctgcatgtgagaCCCCCCCTCCTTACTCctgacagaggagggaggaagtgctccctttgggctgctgagcagaggggcggGTGATGAGAgtaatgtcctcaggtgtgtgtggagggggagggagcagctcTCTCCAGCATACTCTGGTATGCACACCAAAGGTTTGTCAACACAGTTTcagagaaataataatataataataatacatagtaATACTAACAGCTAACATGTCAGTAGtactttcaagtttttaaaaGGGCTTTATATATATTACCTAGTGATTCTCACTAGGCAAGTAttcttattatccctattttgttgAGAGCTCAGGGTCACTTGGCTAATTAATAAGTATCTTAGGATGTGTTAGAACCACACTTTTCTTATGCCAAGTTCACCACTATTtcttgtttcttccttctgtaaAGTAATTGCTATTGACCAAATAAAGAGGGAGGTAGAATACAGAGGGATACAGCTGTCTGGAATCCAGTACTGAGGAGTGGAAATGTTAGGTGTAAAATAACTTTATTATGAACCTGAAGCTCCCTTTTCTTCCATCCCAGGGCTTCTGACTGGAAACTAGATCAGCCTGATTGGACTGGCCGTCTCCGAATCACTTCCAAAGGGAAGATTGCCTACATCAAACTTGAAGACAAAGTATCAGGTAAGCCCTTTAACAGTCAGCCCTTTAACAGATTTGAATATTTATGTTTTAGGAAGCATTCTGTGTTGTGAGATATCTTAAATGTGAATGCTAAACTTTACTTTTGCTCAAAAgatgtcttttccttctttctcctttttaatccCTAAGGGGAGCTATTTGCCCAAGCACCAGTGGATCAATATCCAGGCATTGCTGTGGAGACAGTAACAGATTCTAGCCGATACTTTGTGATCCGGATTCAGGATGGCACTGGTAAGAGAGCCAAAGTTGGAGTTTGGGTGGGACTAAGGGAGAATCATTTATCAGTTTCAGTCTTGGCTCTGGTACCTTTGTGTCTATCTCACCCAAACTTTCTTGGCTCCCTACTAACTCATTAGTGATACTAAAGAGGAGATCCcatgtttcattgtttcttctgTTAGTGGTTAGGGGAATCTTGATACATCATAGAAATGAGCAGATTGCCCAAGACAAACCTCTTAAGTGAGTTTGAATCAGCCAATCAATACATCGGGGGGGAAAAAAAACGAGCAACTCTTGCAGCACCTTTTCTCTGTGTGTTTGGTATATGTGGgaatttctgaaatatatttcCTGTAAGCATATATTTAGTAGATTTAAGGGGAGTATTAGATTGCAGGTACATATGGCAAGGAGGTGGGAGAAGTCATAGTAGCAAATGTGAGTCAGGCTAATATATAGTTTGTAGAAGATGAATGGGaagtttattttgttattttgctggtttttttttcttttgattcatACATAAGGAATTCTCTTCCCATGTTCAAGATTGTGGATAGATAAGATAGACAGACCTGTTTCCCAGTTCAAGTGAGGGGATTTGTTGCTTATTCTGGGAGTGCAGAGGTTTGATGTGACCATAACCTGCTGGAATACCTTTTGTAGTACAAGACTGCCTTTACTATATCAATAATCAGTAATTTTACTGGGGTGGGAACTCCCTTCACTGGTCCCAATTACAACCTCCCTGACTTAGTGCTATTCTTCGAGAGCTGTTGTAACTGAGTAAGTGACCAGCATGCTGCAAATTTGATAATGAGTCTCTTTGGAAATTAAGTAGTTGGGGCATTGGACAATAGACAAGTAGTTAGACAGCAAGCTAGAACTCAAAGCTTTTGTAGCCAGGTCATTACCATGTTATGATGAGACATTTGAGTAGAACTTTAGTAGCTTCAAGGGCATATTAGAAATCTGAACCAGGGCCTTGGTCATTGCATTGGCAGTTGGCTTGGGTGTAGCAAGTGCTAGTAGAAAGAGTCCACAGTTAGCTAACTGCCTTCCATGTAGCAGGGTCTCTTAGAAGACTCACTCTCCCCTGAGCGTTGCCCTCCTTCCCACAGGACGTAGTGCTTTCATTGGCATCGGCTTCACAGATCGGGGTGATGCCTTTGACTTCAACGTTTCTCTGCAAGATCACTTCAAGTGAGTGTGACCTGCCTCTTAAATCAGGGAGAATagccttctgttttctttttttctactgcCTTGAATTCTTTACATTAATAAGCCCATCTGTTGTGAATCAagatttctcccttttccctcactGCTCTTGACACTATGTCCATTCTAAATTTTGATCCCTTATTTCTATAAATCTGGGGTTGGAGCACTTTGTCTGAGGTTTTGGGTTTGTGTTTTTGGCCTTGTGGGATTTGACTTTAATTttgatgagaaagagaaagctcTATCAGGGCTGTTTGTGAATTGTGGGTGGGGAGTTATCTACTATTGTCTCTTTAGCTACTTTATCCTTCCCTTGAAGATGGGTAAAACAGGAATCTGAGATCACCAAAGAATCTCAGGAGATGGACAGTCGCCCCAAGTTGGATCTAGGCTTTAAGGAAGGACAGACTATCAAGTTGAGTATTGGGGTAAGTTTGTTGTATATATTCTTATGACCCAACCCTAGGAGGACCCTTGTTTTTCCTTCCTATATCCCCATCTGTTTCTGAAAATCTATCTTTTTTAGAATATTACAACAAAAAAAGCAGGAACCTCTAAGCCTCGACCTGCAGGAGCTGGGGGCCTGAGCCTACTGCCACCTCCACCTGGTGGCAAAGTGACTATTCCCCCACCCTCATCTTCAGTACCCATATCTAATCACGTCACCCCACCTCCTATCCAGAAATCCAACCAAGGTGGCAGTGATGCAGGTGAGTCTCTCTTTCACATTGAAAAGTAGCCTCTTCTGTTTTAACTGGGAAATTCATATGTGGTTGCAGGCTTTTCTCTCTGATCTATAGGAGTTTAAATTGCTCCTTGAAATGAACATCATGAAATAGAACATATCAGTTTTAGGCTTCCAGGCTAGTTCCATAGAAACAAAGGAatcagggtagctaggtgactcagtgtataaagagccaggcctagagacaggagtttctgggttcaaatgtgacctcagacatttcctagctgtgggaccctgggcaagtcacttaacccccattgcctagctcttaccactcttcttggaaCCATTAGTCAGTGTTGATtcaaagtcagaaggtaagagtttaaaaaaagaagaagcaaaggATTTGGAGCCTTTTTGATGGGTTTAGGAATATGGTTCCTCCTAGGTTCCTTGGCATTGAATAGGAAATAGTAAAAGGACAGATTCTATCAGTTATATTCTAGTAGGCTTTAGAGTTGATTCCATGATCATTTTATCTCATGATTTAGGGTATCAGAGTAAGGGCCTTGTTTTGTTGCTGCTCTCATTTTATCACATTCCTTTTAGAAAGTGGATAGGGACAAgggttcttttccttcccttcttccctgctctatttcattaaatgggGATGCTGAAATAAGGAATGAAACTTTCTTAAAACTTCTAatcctggaggcagctgggtggctcagtaaattgagagccaggcctagagacaggaggtcctgggttcaaatatgacttcagacactatctagctgtgtgacctgggcaaatcacttaacccccattgcctagcccttaccactttgctgtcttggaaccaatgcatagttttgattctaagacagaaggtgaaggttttaaaattaaaaaaaaaaattctagtccCAGGAGTTAAGTGAATCCTAACAGTTTCCTAAACCATGCTTTCCTTGGTGTGGCCTCATGGCCACACCATACCACACCAATAAGATCACTGTCCAAAGACCCAGATTCATGTCCCAGGTCTGCCACTTCTAGAGCTTTAGTTTAGCTCTTCTTGGGGCTTTGGTTTTCTCAGCTGACAGATGAGAGATAAGACTGCTTCTCTTGATtttctcccagggttattgtgatatATGTACTTTAAAAACTGTTAATGTATCACATAGATTGAGTTTTTGTGATTAATGAATTCTTTAGggtgattcctttttttttttctctagtaggCCATGGGAGAAAAAGGATGATTTGAGTGTTTAGACATTTTAAGAACCTTGAAATGGACTAGGaaaatttcttctacttctttgcAACTTTTAATAACCATGTCTTTtggtttttcctctttcttttccttctctgtgctCAGATATCCTGTTAGACTTTGATTCTCCTGTTCCTATCTCAAAGACACCAGCACCTGcacctgctcctgctcctgctcctgctcctgcagTGACTGACCTATGGGGAGACTTCAGTACTGCATCCAGGTAATGGTCAGGGAGCAGAAGCTTACTTTAATCAGGGACTAGGGCATGGGTAGAAATTTTGGAGTGGAATATATTTAGTCATAGGACAACCCTAAGCACGGAAGAAGGATTGGTCTAGCTGCCTTCAGCTTAGATGCTTTTGGAAAAGATGGGCCTTAGCAGAGGTAGAGAGGATCATGAGAATGTTAGGCATAGAGGATAAAGAGGTCTGGGTGTAAGGTGCGagtataatttttttacttttttaacagAAGGGATCATTGTAGTGATTCATTGGATTTTCATGGAACACTAAGTTGAAATTGCTTGGGAATTGCTGAGTAAATAATTGGATAGCTTTTTTCTTAATGTTActttcctggctttctttctTGTCTCCTGGAATGCAGCTCTGTTCCAAACCAGACACCACAGCCGTCCAACTGGGTCCAATTCTGAGCAGCAGGGATAAACTTGAAGACCAAGAGAATTCAAGGGCACCAATATGAGGGGGGTGGGAATTGGGAAACTCCACCTTCTCCAGAACTGAAATTCCTGGACAatctttttaaaagctttcctATTGCAATCAAGAGCTGGTATATGTTCCTCCCTACTGTTGATCAAATGCTGTGCAGCCCAGGGAGCATCTCCTGCTGCCTAACAAAGCTGAGAGGTGGGTGTGAGCCCACTTGTGACTGAGGAGACAGGGTGTATAGGGCCAGGATCTCTATTTCAAGGGGAATTTGGCTATACTCACAGTTGCTCACCTCTCCCTTTTTAATTCCTTACTCCCTTCTCCGAGGCCATCTGGTGGCCTTTTTTGGTGGCATTGTGGCAGGGTAGTCTTAAATAGCCTTTCTCTCAAGTAACACAGTGGGTAGATATAAACTTTTTTGCAGCTCCATTTGGTTTCTGCAATTGAAGGGACCTAATTCTTTGGGAATAGATGTTTAGGAGGTAAAGAAACACTGATCTCATCACCACCTTCTTTATCCCAGGGCTCTTAGGTTGGGATAGAGTTGTCTAAGGTTAATTTCAGGCCTGTGTGTTTACAAAAATCAGTGGTGAAAGGTGAGTATAAGGCCATGTAGATAGATAAGTGAAGCACTTGCTACCCACTTTCTGCTGTATTTTTTTCATACTGATCTCATTTGGGAAATGACAGTGCTGGGAGCAACTCCATTGCCCTCTTCTATGTTTACATGTCTCTCCCTTTGAGAAGAGGGTTGTATTGGTGCCATTTGCTCCATCACCTTGTGTTTCTTCACCAAGGCAATGTCTGACCGGGGAGTGTctaggtaagattttttttaagtaactgtTCTCCCAAGTTACCCATTAGGTAGGCATTAGGTTCCCATTGCTCCATCTGGTTGCTTCATTTGAAGTAGACCTTCTCCTCTTGCCTTTTGTTGACCTAGAGTTAAAGGGGTCAGGATTTGTGCATTGGAGAAATGTGAAGTGCTTAGTCCTCTTGCAAGTGATGGTATAATGTGCCATTGGTACTTGGTGTCTGACCTGGATAGTTTTGTGGGACCATGTATATCTTCTCTGCCCTTCCCCCCAGAAAGCTTGGCTCTTTTAACCAGAGAGTTCATTTCCTATACTCAGCTCTTATGCTGCTATGCCCATACCTGCCATTTATAAAGAAAGCTCAGGAGAACCATAGCTACAGTAGTTTGACaagttttgaaaaatgaaggcTCTGATAACCTTTGCCCAGGGGtttgattttgtttggttttgtgtTACTTCCCATTCCTCCTCCCAATGCTGTGAAGAGAGTTTCCTTTCCTATAAGAAAGGAAATTCTCATTTGTTTCTTAGTTAATTATGGTAAGAGGAGAATTTATTGTGATAAATAAGTATCACTCCCTTTTCTGCCATCAGTCCATTCTTTTATTCTGGATGAGAGAAGCCTTTGAGTCCAATCTGGAAATacagattatcatttttatctctgAAATCTTTTCTTGTCTTCATGGACTTGTGAGCCCATGtttgtttctgtatttttttcGTTTT contains these protein-coding regions:
- the NECAP1 gene encoding adaptin ear-binding coat-associated protein 1 isoform X2, which encodes MAAESEYESILCVKPEISVYRIPPRTSNRGYRASDWKLDQPDWTGRLRITSKGKIAYIKLEDKVSGELFAQAPVDQYPGIAVETVTDSSRYFVIRIQDGTGRSAFIGIGFTDRGDAFDFNVSLQDHFKWVKQESEITKESQEMDSRPKLDLGFKEGQTIKLSIGNITTKKAGTSKPRPAGAGGLSLLPPPPGGKVTIPPPSSSVPISNHVTPPPIQKSNQGGSDADILLDFDSPVPISKTPAPAPAPAPAPAPAVTDLWGDFSTASR
- the NECAP1 gene encoding adaptin ear-binding coat-associated protein 1 isoform X1, whose protein sequence is MAAESEYESILCVKPEISVYRIPPRTSNRGYRASDWKLDQPDWTGRLRITSKGKIAYIKLEDKVSGELFAQAPVDQYPGIAVETVTDSSRYFVIRIQDGTGRSAFIGIGFTDRGDAFDFNVSLQDHFKWVKQESEITKESQEMDSRPKLDLGFKEGQTIKLSIGNITTKKAGTSKPRPAGAGGLSLLPPPPGGKVTIPPPSSSVPISNHVTPPPIQKSNQGGSDADILLDFDSPVPISKTPAPAPAPAPAPAPAVTDLWGDFSTASSSVPNQTPQPSNWVQF